A genomic region of Enterococcus sp. 12C11_DIV0727 contains the following coding sequences:
- the racE gene encoding glutamate racemase, translated as MNNHEAIGFIDSGVGGLTVVKEAMRQLPNERLIYLGDTARCPYGPRPAEQVVQFTWEMTNFLLEKNIKMLVIACNTATAVALEEIKAELDIPVVGVILPGTRAALKATKNNRVGVIGTAGTIKSRAYETALKSKAPNTFVSSLACPKFVPIVESNEFHSSVAKKVVSETLNPLQLKKLDTLILGCTHYPLLRPLIQNVMGSQVKLIDSGAETVSEVSMLLDYFDIANMPNYVNEPNEFYTTGSAKMFKAIADDWLNLETITVEQVRLPIKK; from the coding sequence TTACGGTAGTAAAAGAAGCAATGAGGCAACTTCCGAATGAGCGTTTGATCTATCTTGGTGATACAGCACGCTGTCCGTATGGTCCTAGGCCGGCTGAGCAAGTCGTGCAATTTACTTGGGAAATGACCAATTTTCTTTTAGAGAAGAACATTAAAATGTTAGTGATCGCATGTAATACAGCGACTGCAGTTGCCTTAGAAGAAATCAAAGCTGAATTGGATATCCCAGTTGTAGGCGTGATTTTACCTGGTACAAGAGCTGCCTTAAAAGCAACAAAAAATAATCGTGTGGGTGTGATTGGAACTGCTGGAACCATCAAAAGCCGTGCCTATGAAACAGCATTAAAGAGTAAAGCACCGAATACATTTGTTTCAAGTTTGGCCTGTCCAAAGTTTGTTCCGATTGTTGAAAGTAATGAGTTTCACTCTTCTGTAGCAAAAAAAGTTGTATCAGAAACGTTAAATCCACTGCAATTGAAAAAATTAGATACATTGATTTTAGGCTGTACGCATTATCCGTTATTACGTCCTTTGATCCAAAATGTTATGGGTAGCCAAGTAAAATTGATTGATTCGGGGGCTGAAACGGTAAGTGAAGTCAGTATGTTATTAGATTATTTTGATATAGCGAATATGCCAAACTATGTTAATGAGCCAAATGAATTTTATACGACTGGATCAGCGAAAATGTTTAAAGCGATTGCTGATGATTGGTTAAATCTAGAAACTATAACTGTTGAGCAAGTTCGCTTACCTATTAAGAAATGA